In the Brachyhypopomus gauderio isolate BG-103 chromosome 4, BGAUD_0.2, whole genome shotgun sequence genome, one interval contains:
- the cfap276 gene encoding cilia- and flagella-associated protein 276 isoform X1: MPLNRNPFPFPRYENDHTFTGSKVCQKMPFEKPVHLAQNEEPWSRLNDTATLASTRRSVLFGKQTTNDSLDFHLSAVYDNHVHFLRNKNQILLQPETLVDKRCEEKHASNGDACNKVLRVWVNSQKASIYSIEGAIESHHNASTNRGYSRKDDGGFYST, from the exons ATGCCGCTAAATCGTAATCCGTTTCCTTTTCCTAGATACGAGAATGATCACACCTTTACGGGGAGTAAAGTATGCCAG aaaatGCCTTTTGAAAAGCCTGTTCATCTTGCGCAAAATGAAGAACCATGGAGCCGTTTAAACGACACCGCGACTCTCGCCAGTACGAGACGAAGTGTTCTGTTCGGCAAACAG ACAACAAATGATAGCCTGGACTTCCATCTCAGTGCTGTGTATGATAATCATGTGCATTTCCTGCGAAATAAGAACCAAATCTTGCTGCAGCCAGAAACTCTGGTGGACAAGCGATG CGAAGAAAAACATGCTTCAAATGGCGACGCTTGCAACAAGGTACTGAGAGTCTGGGTCAACTCACAGAAAGCCTCCATTTACAGCATCGAGGGAGCGATTG AATCTCACCATAATGCTTCTACAAACCGAGGGTACTCCAGGAAAGACGACGGCGGATTTTATTCAACATAA
- the cfap276 gene encoding cilia- and flagella-associated protein 276 isoform X2, whose protein sequence is MPLNRNPFPFPRYENDHTFTGSKVCQKMPFEKPVHLAQNEEPWSRLNDTATLASTRRSVLFGKQTTNDSLDFHLSAVYDNHVHFLRNKNQILLQPETLVDKRCEEKHASNGDACNKVLRVWVNSQKASIYSIEGAIVQNGGAGISTA, encoded by the exons ATGCCGCTAAATCGTAATCCGTTTCCTTTTCCTAGATACGAGAATGATCACACCTTTACGGGGAGTAAAGTATGCCAG aaaatGCCTTTTGAAAAGCCTGTTCATCTTGCGCAAAATGAAGAACCATGGAGCCGTTTAAACGACACCGCGACTCTCGCCAGTACGAGACGAAGTGTTCTGTTCGGCAAACAG ACAACAAATGATAGCCTGGACTTCCATCTCAGTGCTGTGTATGATAATCATGTGCATTTCCTGCGAAATAAGAACCAAATCTTGCTGCAGCCAGAAACTCTGGTGGACAAGCGATG CGAAGAAAAACATGCTTCAAATGGCGACGCTTGCAACAAGGTACTGAGAGTCTGGGTCAACTCACAGAAAGCCTCCATTTACAGCATCGAGGGAGCGATTG TGCAAAATGGTGGAGCGGGAATATCAACAGCATGA